A genomic stretch from Hermetia illucens chromosome 7, iHerIll2.2.curated.20191125, whole genome shotgun sequence includes:
- the LOC119660982 gene encoding cell division cycle protein 123 homolog: MNQPVPADVLQPNKLAEVLEQLDECSFPHWFEDFEKIAIRGVSVEIPENALEYLRDEIVVLPKECYPSENSVDNRNKVIDLTTLDALDADDKSEEDEIRQPEYPEFSKRITKAIAQLKGGVAFLKTNWHCPKDAFWITAGQTLQVKDITDVYQLLKASSIVKQDLNRHGLPDRIVDVPDSQLIHKTTDKHFIVLKEWHEIHPGTEFRCFVRRRSLIAISPRDWPAYHEDIVQQKRDICMDIRSIFRERIKEQFPLDSFVFDVVRVAKDVVLLVDFSPFNELTTDPLAFDWIELNDERMFLENDDPEFRYLPNDCGIQPSKRNNYGIPIDIIDMFNGNSVDIGNFLRDGRHSDMCSPDALL, encoded by the exons ATGAACCAACCGGTGCCAGCGGATGTATTGCAGCCGAACAAATTAGCAGAGGTATTAGAGCAACTCGACGAGTGTTCGTTTCCCCATTGGTTCGAGGATTTTGAGAAGATCGCGATACGCGGCGTTTCCGTTGAAATTCCCGAAAACGCGCTCGAATATTTACGTGATGAGATTGTTGTGTTGCCGAAAGAATGTTACCCTTCAGAAAACAGCGTAGATAACAGAAACAAAGTGATTGacttaacgacattggatgcgcTTGACGCGGACGACAAGTCGGAAGAAGATGAAATACGCCAACCAGAATATCCAGAGTTCAGCAAGCGAATCACCAAGGCCATTGCCCAGTTAAAAGGTGGAGTCGCTTTCCTTAAAACAAACTGGCACTGTCCAAAGGATGCATTCTGGATCACGGCTGGGCAAACGTTGCAAGTGAAAGACATCACAGATGTGTACCAGCTCCTGAAAGCATCCAGTATCGTCAAGCAAGACCTGAACCGCCACGGCTTGCCTGACAGGATCGTGGATGTGCCAGATTCGCAGTTGATCCACAAAACTACCGATAAGCACTTCATTGTCCTCAAGGAGTGGCATGAGATCCATCCGGGGACTGAATTCCGCTGTTTTGTGCGTCGAAGAAGTCTCATTGCGATTTCTCCGCGGGACTGGCCGGCATATCACGAGGATATTGTCCAACAGAAACGCGACATCTGCATGGATATCCGCTCAATATTTAGGGAGCGCATTAAAGAGCAGTTTCCGCTGGACAGTT TTGTTTTTGATGTTGTCCGTGTTGCGAAAGATGTTGTCTTGTTGGTGGATTTCTCCCCGTTTAACGAACTGACCACGGACCCGCTTGCTTTCGACTGGATCGAGCTAAATGACGAGCGGATGTTCCTCGAG AATGATGATCCGGAATTTCGATATCTACCTAATGATTGTGGCATACAACCGTCCAAACGTAACAACTACGGAATCCCCATCGACATAATTGACATGTTCAATGGGAACAGTGTTGATATCGGAAACTTCCTGCGCGATGGTCGCCATAGTGATATGTGCTCCCCAGATGCTCTTTTATGA
- the LOC119660909 gene encoding SAM50-like protein CG7639, with product MGGKESKEVLRQPEAPARSSRRTRRELDLSVCPARVDQIHVSGLDRTRDDYVRRVAQGLFKAHTFQDVLIECNKARNHLIDLGIYKDIHVLIDVSRGPDATPNGYDVTFSGTEFPRLLGSVGTEVGQNEGSFTVELATPNIWGRGERLSLQGSYSNSKTSDVMLKLSKPFFHRELGDYKPEIALGLFRHATLMPVSAYKTSNVGLLGEFTFLLPFSIAHSLQYEMAFREVSTLGKQSPFFVREHCGPRMASLLRYVVSHDQRDSNVFPTRGFYVKLTNEYSGLGGNISYMMTNIHTEISATLFAGISAQLTSRVGYLQSVNKNNPEPPIGSLYTLGGPLTLRGFKFGGVGPHTDGYAMGAHSYWATGIHLWAPLPFNRYLGRFSNNFKTHLFYNFGNCNSFSSDKMRSAAGLGLAIRLAERARIEFNYCFPLLKQAGDRTHPGFQFGIGYEFL from the exons ATGGGCGGCAAAGAATCAAAG gAAGTTCTACGCCAACCAGAGGCACCAGCTCGCAGCAGCCGACGTACCAGGCGTGAATtagatttgtctgtctgtccg gcaCGGGTCGATCAGATTCACGTTTCCGGCTTAGATCGAACACGTGACGATTATGTAAGACGTGTAGCACAAGGCCTTTTCAAGGCCCACACATTTCAAGATGTACTGATCGAGTGTAACAA GGCACGAAATCATCTTATCGACTTAGGCATTTATAAGGATATACACGTTCTTATTGATGTAAGTCGCGGTCCGGATGCTACACCGAATGGCTACGATGTAACTTTCAGCGGCACGGAATTCCCAAGGCTTTTAGGTTCCGTTGGCACAGAGGTTGGTCAAAATGAAGGTTCCTTCACTGTCGAACTAGCTACACCGAACATATGGGGACGCGGTGAACGTCTTAGTCTGCAAGGAAGCTATAGTAACAGTAAAACATCAGACGTAATGTTGAAATTATCCAAGCCATTTTTTCATAGGGAACTTGGTGACTATAAGCCTGA AATCGCTCTTGGACTATTCCGCCATGCAACACTGATGCCAGTTAGTGCCTACAAAACGAGCAATGTTGGTCTTTTAGGAGAATTCACATTCTTGCTGCCATTTTCA ATTGCGCATTCCCTCCAATACGAAATGGCTTTCCGCGAAGTATCAACGCTAGGCAAACAGTCACCATTCTTCGTGCGGGAACACTGTGGACCCCGAATGGCGTCACTTCTACGTTATGTTGTCTCGCATGACCAGCGTGACAGTAATGTTTTTCCAACCCGCGGCTTTTATGTAAAGTTAACGAATGAGTATAGTGGTCTAGGcggcaatatttcgtatatgatGACTAACATTCATACCGAAATAAGTGCGACGCTCTTCGCTGGTATTTCAGCTCAGTTGACATCACGTGTGGGTTATCTGCAAAGTGTAAATAAGAACAATCCTGAACCGCCTATTGGAAGCTTATATACGCTGGGAGGACCATTAACATTGAGAGGATTCAAATTTGGTGGTGTTGGCCCACATACGGATGGTTACGCTATGGGAGCTCAT TCTTACTGGGCAACCGGTATACATTTATGGGCTCCTTTGCCGTTCAACAGGTATTTGGGACGGTTTAGCAACAACTTCAAAACGCATCTTTTTTACAATTTCGGAAATTGTAACTCATTTAGTTCAG ATAAAATGCGTTCAGCCGCCGGTTTGGGACTCGCGATACGTTTAGCTGAACGTGCACGTATTGAATTCAACTACTGCTTCCCGCTACTCAAACAAGCTGGTGACCGGACACATCCTGGCTTTCAATTTGGCATTGGATATGAATTCCTCTGA